Proteins encoded within one genomic window of Sphingosinicella ginsenosidimutans:
- a CDS encoding pepsin/retropepsin-like aspartic protease family protein: MRITAALLAALVGAAPAAAAPLEQFNQRLFLPVTVNGQPTVALLDSAAEMTVLDDDFATGQLGLRLDGSATAHGSGAEEMEARFADHVSVAVLGTQLDLRAVVIDLDEVSQRLLGRPVRMLLGRELFDRERLRIDIAGGTIDRTSGAARGTRLAVADYRGNPVIAATIEGHETSQAVFDLGNGSGILIGRAFARRNGLDAPDRIVGQADGGGLGGTIRRDRIVLRDLTVGSRTFHNVPAEIDDTETAADVNLGTAVLGNFIITTDFAQHALWLEPRE; the protein is encoded by the coding sequence ATGAGAATCACCGCCGCGCTCCTTGCCGCCTTGGTCGGCGCAGCTCCGGCCGCCGCCGCGCCGCTCGAACAGTTCAACCAACGCCTGTTCCTGCCCGTCACCGTCAACGGGCAGCCGACCGTCGCATTGCTCGATTCCGCCGCGGAGATGACGGTGCTCGACGACGATTTCGCGACCGGCCAGCTTGGCCTGCGGCTCGATGGCAGCGCCACCGCCCATGGCAGCGGCGCAGAGGAGATGGAGGCCCGCTTCGCCGATCATGTCAGCGTCGCCGTGCTCGGGACGCAGCTGGACCTGCGGGCCGTCGTGATCGATCTGGACGAGGTCTCTCAGCGCTTGCTGGGCCGTCCGGTGCGGATGCTGCTGGGGCGCGAGCTGTTCGATCGGGAGCGGCTTCGGATCGACATTGCCGGCGGCACGATCGACCGCACGAGCGGAGCGGCGCGCGGCACCCGCCTCGCGGTCGCGGACTATCGCGGCAATCCCGTCATCGCCGCGACGATCGAAGGCCATGAAACCTCCCAGGCCGTGTTCGATCTCGGCAATGGCAGCGGCATCCTGATCGGCCGCGCCTTCGCCCGACGCAACGGCCTGGACGCGCCCGACCGGATCGTCGGACAAGCGGACGGCGGCGGGCTCGGCGGCACGATCCGTCGCGACCGGATCGTGCTTCGCGACCTGACGGTCGGCAGCCGGACCTTCCACAATGTCCCGGCTGAGATCGACGACACCGAAACCGCCGCCGACGTGAATCTCGGCACGGCGGTGCTCGGGAATTTCATCATCACCACCGATTTCGCGCAGCATGCGCTTTGGCTGGAGCCCCGAGAGTGA
- the pgi gene encoding glucose-6-phosphate isomerase: MADAWKMLEEMAPTSLRDLFASEPDRLARLSLDEAGLHFDFSKTHLSRAAIDAFLDLAESTGLAARRDAMFAGGIVNPSEGRAAEHGAERGEGAPESVARSGAFHARMRTLIDAIEAEAFGPVRHILHVGIGGSALGPKLLVDALGRDAGRYDTAIVSNVDGAALEEAVRDFDPHTTLLAIASKTFTTSETMLNARSAITWMAENGVDDPYGRVVALTASPEKAIEFGVDETRILPFSETVGGRYSLWSSIGFPAALALGWDAFESLLEGAAAMDRHFRLAPFDRNAPVLAAFVDRYYANIRKAGTRAVFAYDERLRLLPDYLQQLEMESNGKSVRLDGSPSPRATAAITWGGVGTDAQHAVFQLLHQGTHLVPVEFVAVAEPGDTLDPAHHRQLLVNCFAQGAALMAGRPADDPNRAYPGDRPSTTILAERLDPRTLGALIAFYEHRVFANAALLGINPFDQFGVELGKEMAKALDGGDDLAFDPSTEALIARAFGEDMG, encoded by the coding sequence ATGGCCGATGCCTGGAAGATGCTGGAGGAGATGGCGCCGACGAGTCTGCGCGACCTCTTCGCCAGCGAGCCTGACCGGCTGGCGCGCCTCAGCCTCGACGAAGCCGGCCTGCATTTCGATTTTTCCAAGACGCATCTCAGCCGTGCCGCCATCGACGCCTTCCTCGATCTCGCCGAATCCACCGGCCTCGCCGCGCGGCGCGATGCGATGTTCGCCGGCGGGATCGTCAACCCGAGCGAGGGCCGAGCGGCCGAACATGGCGCCGAGCGCGGCGAGGGCGCGCCGGAAAGCGTCGCCCGATCGGGCGCCTTCCACGCGCGGATGCGCACCCTGATCGACGCGATCGAGGCCGAGGCGTTCGGCCCGGTGCGCCACATCCTCCATGTCGGCATCGGCGGCTCGGCGCTCGGCCCCAAGCTGCTCGTCGACGCGCTCGGGCGCGATGCCGGACGCTACGACACGGCCATCGTGTCGAACGTCGACGGCGCAGCGCTCGAGGAAGCGGTCAGGGACTTCGATCCGCACACCACCCTGCTCGCCATCGCCTCCAAGACCTTCACCACCAGCGAGACGATGCTGAACGCGCGATCGGCGATCACCTGGATGGCCGAAAACGGAGTCGACGATCCTTATGGACGCGTCGTCGCGCTCACCGCATCGCCCGAAAAGGCGATCGAATTCGGCGTCGACGAAACCCGCATCCTGCCCTTTTCCGAAACCGTCGGCGGCCGCTATTCGCTCTGGTCGTCGATCGGATTTCCAGCGGCGCTCGCGCTCGGCTGGGACGCATTCGAAAGCCTGCTCGAAGGCGCGGCGGCAATGGACCGGCATTTCCGCCTCGCCCCGTTCGATCGCAACGCGCCGGTGCTCGCCGCCTTCGTCGATCGCTATTATGCCAATATCCGCAAGGCCGGGACGCGCGCCGTCTTCGCCTATGACGAGCGGCTGCGGCTCCTGCCCGACTATCTCCAGCAGCTGGAGATGGAATCGAACGGAAAGTCCGTCCGGCTCGATGGCTCGCCGAGCCCGCGCGCGACGGCCGCGATCACCTGGGGCGGCGTCGGCACCGACGCGCAGCACGCGGTGTTCCAGCTCCTCCACCAGGGCACCCATCTCGTCCCGGTCGAGTTCGTCGCGGTGGCGGAGCCCGGCGACACGCTCGATCCCGCGCATCATCGCCAACTTCTCGTCAACTGCTTCGCCCAGGGCGCCGCGTTGATGGCGGGGCGGCCCGCGGACGATCCCAACCGCGCCTATCCGGGGGATCGTCCGTCGACGACGATCCTCGCCGAGCGGCTCGATCCGCGCACGCTCGGCGCGCTGATCGCCTTTTACGAGCATCGCGTGTTCGCCAACGCGGCACTGCTCGGGATCAATCCCTTCGATCAGTTCGGGGTGGAGCTGGGCAAGGAAATGGCCAAGGCGCTCGACGGCGGCGACGATCTCGCCTTCGATCCTTCGACCGAGGCACTGATCGCGCGGGCGTTCGGGGAGGACATGGGATGA
- the lepB gene encoding signal peptidase I, giving the protein MDSEAATDPAAAPSADAPAPEKKESWWETLRFFLFLFVGALMLRSFVFAPFNIPSGSMLPNLMIGDHLFVAKWPYGISRYSLPFGMARFSGRLFERLPERGDIVVFRYPGNRDEDLVKRVIGLPGDTIEVRGGVVFLNGRALPRRRIADFEMPETPNSPCRFVGDDPAARRVAGPDGPVCHYPRYVESLPGGRSYEVLDQGYGPTDNYPPVTVPEGNLFVMGDNRDDSADSRVPVFENGVGMLPVENVLGPAEIAYWSTDGSSSWIKPWTWFTAARWRRIGHLYE; this is encoded by the coding sequence ATGGACAGCGAAGCCGCAACCGATCCCGCCGCCGCGCCCTCGGCGGACGCGCCGGCGCCCGAAAAGAAGGAAAGCTGGTGGGAGACGCTGCGCTTCTTCCTTTTCCTGTTCGTCGGCGCGCTGATGCTCCGCAGCTTCGTCTTCGCGCCGTTCAACATCCCGTCCGGATCGATGCTGCCGAACCTGATGATCGGCGATCATCTGTTCGTCGCGAAATGGCCCTATGGCATCTCGCGCTACTCGCTGCCCTTCGGGATGGCGCGCTTTTCGGGCCGGCTGTTCGAGCGGTTGCCGGAGCGCGGGGACATCGTCGTGTTCCGTTATCCCGGCAATCGTGACGAGGATCTGGTGAAGCGGGTGATCGGCCTGCCGGGCGACACGATCGAGGTTCGGGGCGGCGTCGTGTTCCTGAACGGCCGCGCGCTCCCGCGTCGGCGAATCGCGGATTTCGAGATGCCGGAGACGCCGAACAGCCCGTGCCGCTTCGTCGGCGATGATCCCGCGGCCCGGCGCGTAGCGGGCCCGGACGGACCGGTCTGCCACTATCCGCGTTATGTCGAGAGCCTGCCCGGCGGGCGCAGCTATGAGGTGCTCGATCAAGGCTATGGCCCGACGGACAATTATCCGCCGGTCACCGTTCCCGAGGGGAATCTGTTCGTGATGGGTGACAATCGCGATGACAGCGCCGACAGCCGCGTGCCGGTCTTCGAAAACGGCGTCGGGATGCTGCCGGTGGAAAATGTGCTCGGCCCGGCCGAGATCGCCTACTGGTCGACCGACGGCTCTTCGTCCTGGATCAAGCCCTGGACCTGGTTCACCGCAGCCCGCTGGCGCCGGATCGGGCATCTTTACGAATGA
- the rnc gene encoding ribonuclease III, giving the protein MSDLSDWLAKTLGRAPGDLALYERALTHSSFGEANYERLEFLGDRVLGLIVARWLFETYPDEPEGKLSHRLNALVTGEVCAEIARALDVQPRLRLGKQALDDGVFRSDNVLGDVIEALIGALYLDAGFDAANAFVRSAWGDRVDRLAQPPKHPKAALQEWTAAQRRRAPEYRVVETSGPDHARRFTIEVSVRGIGEARGEGHSKQEAETAAATALLEKMR; this is encoded by the coding sequence ATGAGCGACCTTTCCGATTGGCTTGCGAAGACGCTCGGCCGCGCCCCCGGTGATCTGGCGCTCTACGAGCGGGCGCTCACCCATTCGAGCTTCGGCGAGGCCAATTACGAGCGGCTCGAATTTCTGGGCGATCGGGTGCTCGGCCTGATCGTCGCGCGCTGGCTGTTCGAAACCTATCCGGATGAGCCCGAAGGCAAGCTCTCGCATCGGCTCAACGCGCTGGTGACCGGCGAGGTCTGTGCCGAAATCGCGCGCGCGCTGGATGTGCAACCGCGCCTGAGGCTCGGCAAGCAGGCGCTCGACGATGGCGTGTTTCGCAGCGACAATGTCCTCGGCGATGTGATCGAGGCGCTGATCGGCGCGCTCTACCTCGACGCCGGCTTCGACGCCGCCAATGCCTTCGTCCGCAGCGCCTGGGGGGACCGGGTCGACCGGCTCGCCCAGCCGCCCAAGCATCCCAAGGCCGCGCTTCAGGAATGGACCGCCGCACAGCGCCGCCGTGCGCCCGAATATCGGGTGGTCGAAACCAGCGGACCGGATCATGCCCGCCGCTTCACGATCGAAGTCAGCGTGCGCGGGATCGGCGAGGCGCGGGGCGAGGGGCATTCGAAGCAGGAGGCCGAGACTGCCGCCGCAACGGCGCTGCTGGAGAAAATGCGATGA